The genomic segment CGGTGGCATGTAGTCCTCACTTCTTCCGTCAACGGTCGTGTTCACATTCAGCGTCAGCCTCCGGCTTTTGTCCGACGGGTGCATGAAGGTCAacaccatttttttcttgatggGCCACACCAGGGAATTGTCGTATGCTCCCTTGAGCACAAAAAGAGCCAGTCGCACCAGAAGTAAATCCCCTGAACTTTCAATCAGCAATGCGGGAGTGATTTTGTACCCGTAGAACGGGCAAGTATCTCTGGAGCAGCGTGAGTAGGCTACGCCCTCGGCCAGTGCTTTGGCCTTCAGAGCAGACCAATTTTCGACGCTCCAGCGAACAGGCTTCGAAATTCTCTGGACACCTTGCAGGTCGCTGTCTATGACGTATGTAAAAGAATTACCCGTCACCCATTCCCGCAGTGCACTACGATCTTGGGAGTCCTCGATTACTTCAGCACGATTGCAAATAGCGTGTCGCGATGTCTCCTCCGCCTCTTCGCACTGCGCATACCAGCCGTTCGAATGCTCATGCTTCGTCGTCTGCAACCTGCTAACCGTTTTCGATCTTGAAGTGAGCGCAGGTGAGGCATCTTCGTTGACGTCATCGATGAAGTGCTTCAATGTTTCTCCGCTTATTTCGCGGTTGCGGTGCATCACGTCCTGGTGCAAGAGTGGCGGAAACGGGAGCAAGCTGCCATTGCAGTCCATTGCGATTTCATTTGACACCCTGCCGGCGCTGGACGCCTCTTTAACTCCTGAACTGCCACACTTCTCTTCCTCGTCTTCGCCAGGTTCGTCTCCAGGGGATGTTGACCGAACTTGCCTAATCTCTGCCCCACGTGTGAGCATTGAGGTTGTCGGGGTGTTTATAACATCCGTAGCTTCTCTTCCGGCATCCGGCCTGTAAACGTAGTCCTCGTGCCGACCGTTCACACTCAGGATGCTTTCCCACCGGCAGCGAAGAAAGTGTCCCAACGCCTCCCCGATGGCATACAAATCACCGTCGGTGGTGTCACAACTACCAACATGCGGATTTTCTTCCCCAGTGATGTTCGCTGAAAGGCCGCGTTGCTCGAGCTGTTTCACCTCTTCCAGGTTTCTTTTCGCACTAGCACAATTCGTGCGCGGGCAGgactcagtggctatggagtgCCTTTCGCGAACAACTTCGTCCGCACGGGCCGAACGTGCAGCACCCTCCTTGGCGCCAACTACGATCACTCGCATGGAGTTGCAGACACTTTTGGAGCTTGCTTTATTGCATTTATAAGCGACAGGGACGAGTTTCTTCTTGCGAAGGCGTCTCTTAAGTGCCTTCGTTAGAGGCCTCCCATTTCCCACAGGCTGACCAGTGTCATTTTCGTACGATGACGGTCCGGTTATGGGGCGATTCCCACTAAAGTTCGATGAATCCCACGGCATTCTTGTGGAATCACTCGGTGCTTCGTGTTGAGCCTCCACGCCGCCTTTCGTCATGCAGTTGAGCGGGTAAGTTTGAAGGCAGCTCGAGGCCAGGTGCTGGTCCAACTCTCGTAGCAGTACAGTCTTGCCGCAGAAATTGCAGTCGAGCGCGTGGTACTCGCACTCACTTTGGAAATGCGCCATTGTATAAAACGCAGGTCCGATGATGTCACAGCCCCTGTCAGCGTTCCAGCAGCGTATCTGTGAACCACACGCACAAAAAACAATGATTATAGTTAGCACAGTAATGTTGAGTTATAACAGAAATATCCAGCAATTACGTTTGAGCTTGCTACTTCATTTTCATGTATTTATATTTTACACTGTTGAGAGCAATAGGCCTGTTATATTCCTAACAGAAGTGTGCCATTGCGTGTAGAAGTCACAACCATACAAAACTGGGAAAATGGGCCCATTGTTTTGCTACCTGCATGaaatttttatttcattcattttgtATCAAGCTGAGGCTTCACGAGAGCAGTTCGTTGCACGGTTGTAACACATTTTTAATAACAGTTTCCTTGAATTGATTACCATCGACGATGAAAACGACGTATATAGGAAGGTTTTTAAGAGTTCGCACACGAACTGAACGATGTATTTTGTATATAACAGCGAGGTACGCACAAATGGGGCATTTGGTACATGTTAATTTTAAGCAAAGTGCAGAAAGTGAAGCAATAAGGAAGATAGTGGGCAATTATAAAAGGTTAACTGCAATATTATCTAACACTAGAAGAGATTAACAAAGCTTTGCAGCAAGTAATTCGTgaacaataaacaaaaatattGCCAATTCGCGTGTAATCATAAGTTGCTCAAACTGCCTTTTCACTATTTCGCATGCTCTCTCTTCTCTCATCACGAAATCTATTTAGGCTTCTTATCCCGGTCACGTGCATATTGTCTGCCaatttgtagttttcttctagCTTCTTATTGCGATGACAATTGCATGGATACCTGAGGGGTGGTCGCCCCGTAGGCGCTGCCGTACGGCCCGGTATCGACGATGAAAGCGTGGTTCGTAATTGGTGGGTTAAAAGGTTTGCAGACGCGCGAGACATACGCACTGCGTATGCCCGCAAACAATGACGACACGAAAAGGACGCACTCTCGCGCTCCGTTCAATTGTCTCTGTAGTAGCGCTCTGCCTTTTGCTACTGGCGTGACCGTCGCGCGTGCCAACACTAGCGCTCTTGCTCCGCAGTTGGGCGAGGGTGCACTCAAACTGTGCGCAAGTCGCACCACGGTGCATACAGTGTTTCGAGCGAATCGAACAGTGCGCGTTAGGCCACAAAtgctgacgttttttttttcttttccgtctcGTGCACCGTTGAGGGGCGACGCCTGAAACGGATGTGGCGGTGCTCCTAATCCCACCAGCACACTGTCCCTAGCGAGAGCGTGCCGGGTCGCTGGACCAACGTATGCGAGACCCTTGTTAGGCGCCGAAGGGCTGTCTCTGCAGCGCTGAGAAAGTTGCCTCACGGGCTGTGTCAAGCCAACGTGTCGCTCCCACGTATTCTAATTCAAGGCAATCCTGGAATTCCTGGAGGACACCTCGCTAACCAGCAGACTGTAGCCCCCGTATTCTAGAACGCCCATCTGCTAAGCACGTCACCTCGACTCAATAACCTAGACGGAAATGCCACCCCTCCATAGAAGGGGTTACTCTACTCCACTGACATTGCacgacaatttatttatttaaacataccttacaggcccctagaggcattgtgtaagggggagAGTGCACTCGAAGGTTATAgaataattagaatacatatgtgaatacatataaaaaaaatacaatgtaagaaatgcgctaacatgcagtaatatagtgttaaaaattgtgaaaaagacaaaccgaatgctttagcacgcgagaggtcagtgaacaagaaattttcGCGTCTCCTTCAGTCCAAGGAGGGCACCGTGCTCAGTTCGGTGGTGTGGAGGAAGAGCTTAGAGTCAAGGATTGTTTGAGAATACGGAGTTAGCGTTCGGGCTTGCGCCCACTGCAATTCCTGCCATGGTACGCGATCTTTTCCCTCTAAACATCTCCGTATTCTTCCATCCTCTTGCTTCCCACTTCCCCTTCCCCACAGACACTAAGCCGTGCTCCCATTAGAGCTGCAAAAATACCTCTCTTCTGCTTCACCTCAACCACCATCTCCCTTCCCAACACCGCCTGAGGTGTTTCCGAGGAACGCTAATCTTTGCCATCGTTGGTCAAGGAATTTATACGGGAAAGCTTGGTATGCGACCGAATGTAACCGCGACGTCGCGCATTGTCGTTTGGGGCGTGGGGTGGGGTGCACTTGATCATCGTCGAAAAACACTAATCTGCAAGCATATTCCAGTGACTTGCGCAAAGTTTTTTACTGCAGTGCTGGAGACGGGTGCAAGAGAAGCGGTGCATTGATGCGAACACCAGTAACCACACAACTCGTTGCAATGTTGGAAGTACGCTAAATGCCGAGATTCCAGTCCAATTAATGAGCGAGTGCGTTGTGTGCGCAGTGTGCCACGAAGGAAGGAACACTCCCGTAAAGCAGTAATTAAAGCAGGAACTACCCGACTCATTCGAATTCATGGTCACAAGAAAATTATATTCACACATTCACCAGCACTGCAACGCGAAGGTATATCGCTTCAAGACTACGAAAGATCAAAACTTAAAATTTAAATTGGACGTTGTGATGTTTACATGAGAGTGTGACGTGCAAGAACTCTTTTCTGTGGCACAAAACACGTGCCAGAAGATAAATACTGCGCAACAATATACAACAGTCCAAAGGCTTACACTCCTTAATGAAGGAATCACAGCTCGCACCACCTAGACTGCCCAGCGGTGAATACACTGGCCATTCATTTAGCCTGCACTGCACACAAAATATAATGCGGAAGATTTGTTATCAAAGTAACCGCAAGTGCCGACAAAGCACACGGAAATTGACAGCAAAGAGAGTGAATGGCACGAAGGCGCTAGAAGAGCTTCTCGAACCGGGATAGGCTGCAGAAGGCGCCGTATACCCCACAATCCTTTGCGAGAATCGTTCTTGTAGCCCACCTACTGTCCAATTATATTCAGCAACCAAAAAAAAGATAATGAGAAAACTGCTGCGCCAGATAAAATGAcccatatttaaaaagaaaatgttgccaCATCTAGTG from the Dermacentor variabilis isolate Ectoservices chromosome 9, ASM5094787v1, whole genome shotgun sequence genome contains:
- the LOC142592609 gene encoding uncharacterized protein LOC142592609 gives rise to the protein MADDSTWLTTRTLFGFGGAFDWRPTSFLEPLSPERVCSYCGLVSKWTALLPCSHTACTRCYNKFDRCGRTCVLDRSSFAGRHVYWASFPDEHLAELSIRCWNADRGCDIIGPAFYTMAHFQSECEYHALDCNFCGKTVLLRELDQHLASSCLQTYPLNCMTKGGVEAQHEAPSDSTRMPWDSSNFSGNRPITGPSSYENDTGQPVGNGRPLTKALKRRLRKKKLVPVAYKCNKASSKSVCNSMRVIVVGAKEGAARSARADEVVRERHSIATESCPRTNCASAKRNLEEVKQLEQRGLSANITGEENPHVGSCDTTDGDLYAIGEALGHFLRCRWESILSVNGRHEDYVYRPDAGREATDVINTPTTSMLTRGAEIRQVRSTSPGDEPGEDEEEKCGSSGVKEASSAGRVSNEIAMDCNGSLLPFPPLLHQDVMHRNREISGETLKHFIDDVNEDASPALTSRSKTVSRLQTTKHEHSNGWYAQCEEAEETSRHAICNRAEVIEDSQDRSALREWVTGNSFTYVIDSDLQGVQRISKPVRWSVENWSALKAKALAEGVAYSRCSRDTCPFYGYKITPALLIESSGDLLLVRLALFVLKGAYDNSLVWPIKKKMVLTFMHPSDKSRRLTLNVNTTVDGRSEDYMPPKDNETGPILSPASIIATHLEEKGHIVDDKVGLKFRVMEVPSSK